The proteins below come from a single Streptomyces tubercidicus genomic window:
- a CDS encoding CoA transferase, producing MGQRHDGGAIRGTAQAWSALGGDPALTERITYGGPPGLLPARLPVLPLARSTVAVCALAAAELAARRDGRPLPVVRVDDGAVATAFVSERHLRIDGRAPSNFAPLSRFWRTTDGWVRTHANYPHHRARLLRALDLPESAGVPEAEAALAGRRATEVEETVYAAGGLAVAARTPDQWAAHPQGATVAAAPLLTLRPLGAAAPPRVLPPRTGDPVLPAAGLRVLDLTRVIAGPVATRTLALLGADVLRIDAPQLPESQDAHSDTGFGKRSALLDLGSPGGRADFEELLARADVVVTGYRPGALDRFGLTPEALAARRPGLVVARLSAWGDDGPWGARRGFDSLVQVATGIAAIESGADGTPGALPAQALDHGTGYLLAAAVLRALTEQRRTGRATLATLSLARTARWLTHELPARDDDGPRPSGAAHDPADHLRETDSPVGRLRHALPPVSFAGAPATWATPPGRCGTDAPVWREGP from the coding sequence ATGGGGCAACGACACGACGGTGGGGCCATTAGGGGTACGGCGCAGGCGTGGTCGGCGCTCGGGGGAGACCCGGCCCTGACGGAACGGATCACCTACGGCGGTCCGCCCGGTCTGCTGCCGGCCAGGCTCCCGGTGCTGCCGCTGGCCCGCTCCACGGTCGCGGTCTGTGCGCTCGCGGCAGCCGAACTCGCCGCCCGGCGCGACGGCCGTCCGCTGCCCGTCGTACGCGTCGACGACGGCGCGGTGGCCACCGCCTTCGTCAGCGAACGCCACCTGCGGATCGACGGCCGGGCCCCGTCGAACTTCGCCCCGCTCTCCCGCTTCTGGCGCACCACCGACGGCTGGGTCCGCACCCACGCCAACTACCCGCACCACCGCGCCCGGTTGCTCCGCGCCCTGGACCTCCCCGAGAGCGCCGGGGTGCCGGAGGCCGAGGCCGCACTGGCCGGCCGCCGCGCGACGGAGGTCGAGGAGACCGTCTACGCCGCGGGCGGGCTGGCCGTCGCCGCCCGTACACCCGACCAGTGGGCCGCCCACCCCCAGGGCGCCACCGTGGCCGCCGCTCCGCTGCTCACCCTCCGGCCGCTCGGCGCCGCCGCCCCGCCCCGTGTACTGCCGCCGCGGACCGGCGACCCGGTACTCCCGGCCGCCGGACTGCGGGTGCTGGACCTGACCCGGGTGATCGCCGGGCCGGTCGCCACCCGCACGCTGGCGCTGCTCGGCGCGGACGTGCTGCGTATCGACGCCCCACAGCTGCCGGAGAGTCAGGACGCCCACAGCGATACCGGCTTCGGCAAGCGGTCCGCGCTGCTCGACCTCGGCTCGCCCGGCGGCCGGGCGGACTTCGAGGAGCTGCTGGCCCGCGCGGATGTCGTGGTCACCGGCTACCGGCCGGGCGCACTCGACCGCTTCGGCCTCACCCCGGAGGCGCTGGCCGCCCGCCGCCCCGGCCTGGTCGTCGCCCGGCTCTCCGCCTGGGGCGACGACGGGCCGTGGGGCGCCCGGCGCGGCTTCGACAGCCTGGTGCAGGTGGCCACCGGAATCGCCGCCATCGAATCCGGCGCGGACGGCACCCCCGGCGCACTGCCCGCCCAGGCCCTGGATCACGGCACGGGCTACCTCCTGGCCGCGGCGGTGCTCCGCGCGCTGACCGAACAGCGCCGCACGGGGCGCGCCACCCTCGCCACCCTGTCCCTGGCCCGCACCGCGCGATGGCTGACCCACGAGCTGCCGGCGCGCGACGACGACGGCCCCAGGCCCTCCGGCGCCGCCCACGACCCCGCGGACCACCTCCGCGAGACCGACAGCCCCGTGGGCCGGCTCCGCCACGCCCTCCCGCCCGTCTCCTTCGCCGGTGCACCGGCCACCTGGGCAACCCCGCCCGGCCGGTGCGGAACGGACGCGCCGGTGTGGCGGGAGGGCCCCTGA
- a CDS encoding CocE/NonD family hydrolase — MSRAVSRPVLRRSLALLAGSALAAPLALTAPAEAAADPYTVTALKVTVRTGERNCTLDADVYRPAGADAAHPAPAVLTTNGFGGSKKDGSTDALAKAFAARGYVALAYSGLGFGKTGCPISLDDPGTDGRAASGLIDLLAGARTADNGTRLDYVAKDGARDPRVGMIGGSYGGAIQLATAAVDHRVDALVPLITWNDLSYSLDPNNAGRTHGVTGPLPGAYKWQWTNGFFLIGEAQGLLHPELDPSRTGGPGCLHFVARACETKRLLDSGKYPAERTDAVLRYTRSVSPVSYLPSVKAPTLLVQGQNDTLFNLNEATATYRTLAAQGTPVKMIWQSWGHSGGMKKPLKGELNLAQGNLDSSYVGQRILAWFTRYLRHRTATGTGPAFAYYRDWVTDGSAYATAPAFPAGGTRRLYLSGDGKLVGRRAEVTPGSRTYRNLRMATSHSESSLAGILGLPDVPSYDARGTYLDWTSQPVAGGPVDVVGAPQVTLKVSSPQAERAQRSADAADKLVLFAKLYDVAPDGKKTLVHRLVAPARVPDVTRRFTVRLPAIVHRYAPGHRLRFVIAASDAAYRGNRGVKPVTVTSTPKDAGVLELPVTQGVLR, encoded by the coding sequence GTGTCCCGAGCCGTGTCCCGCCCCGTGCTCCGCAGGTCCCTCGCCCTGCTGGCCGGCTCCGCCCTCGCCGCTCCGCTCGCGCTGACCGCCCCCGCGGAGGCGGCCGCCGACCCGTACACCGTCACCGCGCTGAAGGTCACCGTCCGGACCGGGGAGCGCAACTGCACGCTGGACGCGGATGTCTACCGCCCGGCCGGCGCCGACGCCGCCCACCCCGCGCCCGCCGTACTGACCACCAACGGCTTCGGCGGCAGCAAGAAGGACGGTTCGACCGACGCCCTCGCCAAGGCGTTCGCCGCCCGCGGCTATGTGGCGCTGGCCTACTCCGGGCTCGGCTTCGGCAAGACCGGCTGCCCGATCTCGCTCGACGACCCCGGGACCGACGGCCGGGCGGCGAGCGGACTGATCGACCTGCTGGCCGGCGCCCGTACGGCCGACAACGGGACACGGCTCGACTACGTCGCCAAGGACGGAGCGCGCGATCCGCGGGTCGGTATGATCGGCGGCTCCTACGGCGGTGCGATCCAGCTGGCCACCGCCGCCGTCGACCACCGGGTCGACGCACTGGTCCCGCTGATCACCTGGAACGACCTCTCGTACTCCCTGGACCCGAACAACGCCGGCCGTACCCACGGCGTCACCGGTCCGCTGCCCGGTGCCTACAAGTGGCAGTGGACGAACGGGTTCTTCCTGATCGGCGAGGCGCAGGGGCTGCTGCATCCTGAGCTCGACCCCTCGCGTACCGGTGGTCCCGGCTGTCTGCACTTCGTCGCGCGCGCCTGCGAGACCAAGCGGCTGCTGGACTCCGGAAAGTACCCGGCGGAGCGGACCGACGCCGTGCTCCGCTATACGCGCAGCGTCTCCCCGGTCTCGTATCTGCCCTCGGTGAAGGCCCCGACGCTGCTCGTACAGGGCCAGAACGACACCCTGTTCAACCTCAACGAGGCCACCGCCACCTACCGGACCCTCGCCGCGCAGGGCACCCCGGTCAAGATGATCTGGCAGTCATGGGGCCACAGCGGCGGGATGAAGAAGCCGCTGAAGGGCGAACTCAACCTGGCGCAGGGCAACCTGGACAGCAGCTATGTCGGACAGCGGATCCTGGCGTGGTTCACCCGCTATCTCCGGCACCGGACGGCAACCGGAACCGGCCCGGCCTTCGCCTACTACCGGGACTGGGTGACCGACGGTTCCGCCTACGCCACCGCGCCCGCCTTCCCGGCGGGCGGCACCCGGCGGCTGTATCTCTCCGGGGACGGCAAGCTCGTCGGCCGGCGCGCCGAGGTGACGCCCGGCAGCCGGACGTACCGCAATCTGCGGATGGCCACCAGCCACTCGGAGAGTTCGCTGGCCGGGATCCTGGGGCTGCCGGACGTGCCGTCGTACGACGCCAGGGGCACCTACCTCGACTGGACATCACAGCCGGTGGCGGGCGGTCCGGTCGACGTGGTGGGCGCGCCACAGGTGACGCTGAAGGTCTCCTCACCGCAGGCCGAGCGGGCCCAGCGCTCCGCGGACGCGGCCGACAAGCTCGTGCTGTTCGCCAAGCTCTACGATGTCGCGCCGGACGGTAAGAAGACGCTGGTGCACCGGCTGGTGGCCCCGGCCCGGGTGCCCGATGTGACCCGGCGGTTCACCGTGCGACTGCCGGCCATCGTCCACCGGTACGCGCCGGGGCACCGGCTGCGCTTCGTGATCGCCGCGAGCGACGCCGCTTATCGGGGCAATCGCGGTGTGAAGCCGGTGACGGTCACGAGTACGCCCAAGGACGCAGGGGTGCTCGAACTGCCCGTCACCCAAGGAGTGTTGAGGTAG
- a CDS encoding helix-turn-helix domain-containing protein produces the protein MDILDLLLHPVRLRITHAMSGERTCSAAELCAVLPDVPKTTVYRHVGLLAEGGVLEVADEQRVRGAVERRYRLRRDRMTVEPEAGASMSLDDHRRGFASAMAALLAEFNTYLDRPGADPFADSVGYRQGTLWLSPEELAEMISEWRHSFASRATNGPAPGRSPHLVSAIFFPTQKHGDTATNGESDGK, from the coding sequence ATGGACATCCTCGACCTGCTGTTGCACCCGGTGCGGCTGCGCATTACCCACGCCATGTCCGGTGAACGGACCTGCTCCGCCGCCGAGTTGTGCGCCGTACTGCCCGACGTCCCCAAGACGACCGTCTACCGCCACGTCGGACTGCTGGCCGAGGGCGGAGTGCTGGAGGTAGCGGACGAGCAGCGGGTACGCGGCGCGGTGGAGCGGCGTTACCGGCTGCGCCGGGACCGGATGACGGTCGAGCCTGAGGCAGGCGCGTCGATGTCTCTGGATGACCATCGCCGAGGCTTCGCCTCCGCCATGGCCGCACTGCTCGCCGAGTTCAATACCTACCTCGACCGGCCGGGAGCCGACCCGTTCGCCGACTCCGTGGGCTACCGGCAAGGCACCCTCTGGCTCAGCCCCGAGGAACTCGCCGAGATGATCAGCGAGTGGCGTCATTCCTTCGCGTCACGCGCGACCAACGGGCCCGCCCCGGGGCGCAGCCCCCACCTGGTGAGCGCGATCTTCTTCCCGACTCAGAAACACGGCGATACGGCCACCAATGGTGAGTCGGACGGGAAATGA
- a CDS encoding DUF5107 domain-containing protein — protein sequence MATSVRRTTLTLPAAHLGPDNPLPALRAGHDLHRIEVPQDAGLPADMARQIGCAPLRSVLPAPLRDGYGRARRSTDLDALVIENDRLRATVLPGLGGRVYSLHHKPTDRELLYRNPVLQPAAFALNGAWFSGGIEWNIGATGHTTLSCAPLHAARVPAPDGGEMLRLWEWERLRDLPFQVDLWLPEGSDFLHVGVRIRNPHHHTVPVYWWSNTAVPEGERTRVLAPADAAWHFGYERTLRRVPVPEADGTDRSYPLRSTYPADYFYDVPDGARRWVTSLDADGRGLVQTSTDTLRGRKLFLWGAGRAGRRWQRWLTEPGSGGYAEIQAGLARTQLEHVPLDAGAEFSWLEAYGPLDADPATVHGADWGAARAEVEARLQSALPRSEVETAYAAWLPYADQEPKELLATGSGWGALEAARTGLDLPGTPFGPATLGAEQEPWLTLLRTGDLPPGGPVPGPVVTAPAWRDLLESAPPGPSTDYHLGLAQWQAGDRAQAVRSWERALGHAADCPSSQLCLPLYCLAVAESEAGEPARAADRYAQACAAAAQAASAPDPAARAWQVVLPALAREAVPALLAAHRTDEAAQLLTSLRPPDPTDGRFRLLTAQVLLAQGRPAAARDIFETGFDIAALREGDESLATTWYAIAEQLVAGGGPVTKEVRAAARAVHPLPERYEYRMRPV from the coding sequence GTGGCCACGAGTGTGCGACGCACCACCCTGACCCTCCCCGCCGCCCACCTCGGCCCGGACAACCCCCTCCCCGCGCTGCGGGCCGGCCATGACCTGCACCGCATCGAGGTCCCCCAGGACGCCGGACTGCCCGCCGACATGGCGCGGCAGATCGGCTGTGCACCGCTGCGCTCGGTCCTGCCCGCCCCGCTGCGTGACGGCTACGGCCGGGCCCGCCGCAGCACCGACCTCGACGCCCTGGTCATCGAGAACGACCGGCTGCGGGCCACCGTCCTGCCCGGCCTCGGCGGCCGGGTGTACTCCCTGCACCACAAGCCCACCGACCGTGAACTCCTCTACCGCAACCCGGTGTTGCAGCCCGCGGCCTTCGCCCTCAACGGGGCCTGGTTCTCCGGCGGTATCGAGTGGAACATCGGCGCCACCGGACACACCACGCTCTCCTGCGCCCCGCTGCACGCCGCCCGCGTCCCGGCCCCGGACGGTGGGGAGATGCTGCGCCTGTGGGAGTGGGAGCGGCTGCGCGACCTCCCCTTCCAGGTGGACCTGTGGCTGCCCGAGGGCTCCGACTTCCTCCACGTGGGCGTACGCATCCGTAATCCGCACCACCACACCGTGCCGGTGTACTGGTGGTCCAACACCGCCGTGCCCGAAGGGGAACGCACTCGCGTCCTGGCCCCCGCCGACGCGGCCTGGCACTTCGGTTACGAACGGACCCTGCGCCGCGTCCCGGTCCCCGAGGCCGACGGCACCGACCGCAGTTACCCGCTGCGCAGCACCTACCCCGCCGACTACTTCTACGACGTACCCGACGGCGCCCGCCGCTGGGTCACCTCCCTGGACGCCGACGGCCGCGGTCTGGTGCAGACCTCCACCGACACCCTGCGCGGCCGCAAGCTCTTCCTGTGGGGCGCGGGGCGGGCCGGGCGGCGCTGGCAGCGGTGGCTCACCGAGCCGGGCAGCGGCGGCTATGCGGAGATCCAGGCCGGACTGGCCCGTACCCAGCTGGAGCATGTGCCGCTGGACGCCGGCGCCGAGTTCAGCTGGCTGGAGGCGTACGGGCCGCTGGACGCCGACCCCGCGACGGTGCACGGCGCGGACTGGGGCGCGGCCCGCGCGGAGGTCGAGGCCCGGCTGCAGTCCGCCCTGCCCCGGTCGGAGGTCGAGACCGCCTACGCCGCCTGGCTGCCGTACGCCGACCAGGAACCGAAGGAGCTGCTGGCCACCGGCTCGGGCTGGGGCGCGCTGGAGGCGGCCCGCACGGGCCTGGACCTGCCCGGTACGCCCTTCGGCCCGGCCACGCTGGGCGCCGAACAGGAGCCATGGCTGACCTTGCTGAGAACCGGCGACCTGCCGCCCGGCGGCCCCGTTCCCGGCCCGGTGGTCACCGCACCGGCCTGGCGCGATCTGCTGGAGTCCGCACCGCCCGGCCCGTCCACCGACTACCACCTGGGCCTCGCCCAGTGGCAGGCCGGCGACCGCGCCCAGGCCGTCCGCAGCTGGGAACGAGCCCTCGGACACGCCGCCGACTGTCCGTCGTCTCAACTCTGCCTGCCGCTGTACTGCCTGGCCGTCGCCGAGTCCGAAGCGGGCGAGCCGGCCCGCGCCGCCGACCGCTATGCGCAGGCCTGCGCCGCAGCGGCCCAGGCGGCCTCCGCACCGGACCCGGCCGCACGGGCCTGGCAGGTGGTGCTCCCGGCCCTCGCCCGAGAGGCGGTCCCGGCACTCCTCGCGGCCCACCGAACCGATGAGGCCGCCCAACTACTGACGTCCCTACGACCGCCCGACCCCACCGACGGCCGCTTCCGCTTGCTGACCGCCCAGGTACTGCTCGCCCAGGGCCGGCCCGCCGCGGCCCGGGACATCTTCGAAACCGGCTTCGACATCGCCGCCCTACGAGAGGGCGACGAGTCCCTCGCCACCACCTGGTACGCCATCGCCGAACAACTCGTCGCAGGCGGCGGCCCGGTCACGAAGGAGGTCCGTGCAGCGGCCCGCGCTGTGCATCCGCTGCCGGAGCGGTACGAGTACCGGATGCGGCCGGTGTAG
- a CDS encoding arginase family protein, whose translation MRRTVLIDAPSNLGLRPPAPGTVPGCYKLAGALREQGLLRRLGALEGGVVVPPRYDLGEWKEGDGDFNAAALAAYTGRLATRIEGHVGSGDFPVVLGGDCSILLGAVLALRRLGRYGVAYLDGHGDFRHPGNVAVSGPVGAAAGEGLAQITGRGQADLTDLDGLRPYVRDEDVCALGLRDVDEDQEELTALGISHASVGEIRRRGPETVARDVLTHFQRSPLDGFWIHLDADVLDPSVMPAVDSPDPGGLLTGELRALLGPLAASPRCAGINVTIYDPDRDPEGMGAALLADLLESVFAQP comes from the coding sequence ATGCGCCGTACCGTACTGATCGATGCCCCCTCCAACCTGGGACTGCGTCCGCCCGCGCCCGGAACCGTGCCCGGCTGCTACAAGCTCGCGGGCGCGCTGCGCGAACAGGGACTGCTGCGCCGGCTCGGTGCGCTGGAGGGCGGTGTGGTGGTGCCGCCGCGCTACGACCTGGGGGAGTGGAAGGAGGGGGACGGTGACTTCAACGCCGCCGCCCTCGCCGCCTACACGGGCCGGCTCGCGACCCGTATAGAGGGGCATGTGGGCAGCGGCGACTTCCCGGTGGTGCTGGGCGGTGACTGCAGCATCCTGCTCGGCGCGGTGCTCGCGCTGCGACGGCTGGGGCGCTACGGCGTCGCCTACCTGGACGGGCACGGCGACTTCCGGCACCCGGGCAACGTGGCGGTATCCGGCCCGGTCGGTGCCGCGGCCGGAGAGGGCCTGGCGCAGATCACCGGGCGGGGGCAGGCGGATCTCACGGACCTCGACGGGCTGCGGCCGTACGTCCGCGACGAGGACGTGTGCGCCCTCGGGCTCCGCGATGTGGACGAGGACCAGGAGGAGCTGACCGCCCTCGGCATCAGCCACGCCTCCGTCGGCGAGATCCGGCGGCGTGGCCCGGAGACGGTGGCCCGCGACGTCCTCACCCACTTCCAGCGCTCCCCGCTCGACGGCTTCTGGATCCATCTCGACGCCGATGTCCTCGACCCGTCCGTCATGCCGGCCGTCGACAGCCCCGACCCCGGCGGTCTGCTGACCGGCGAACTCCGGGCGCTGCTCGGCCCGTTGGCCGCCTCGCCGCGCTGTGCGGGCATCAACGTCACCATCTACGACCCGGACCGCGACCCCGAAGGGATGGGCGCGGCGCTGCTCGCCGATCTCCTTGAGAGTGTCTTTGCGCAACCCTGA
- a CDS encoding GNAT family N-acetyltransferase, giving the protein MTSNDRYLARGPRVGIRHFTAADRAEFTALARESAQLHRPWLFPPATDTAYDGYLLRLQEPRREGFLICELADGRIAGYLTINNIVHGAFRCGAIGYGAFAHAAGRGLMSEGLRLVLHHAFTALGLHRLEVNIQPANDLSIALVKRAGFRREGFSPDFLFLDGAWRDHERWAITAEMVPGRGN; this is encoded by the coding sequence ATGACGAGCAACGACCGCTACCTCGCGCGCGGCCCGCGGGTGGGCATCCGGCACTTCACCGCCGCCGACCGGGCGGAGTTCACCGCACTGGCGCGGGAGAGCGCCCAGCTGCACCGCCCCTGGCTCTTCCCGCCCGCCACGGACACCGCGTACGACGGCTATCTGCTGCGGCTCCAGGAACCGCGGCGCGAGGGCTTCTTGATCTGTGAACTCGCGGACGGCCGGATCGCCGGGTACCTCACGATCAACAACATCGTGCACGGCGCGTTCCGCTGCGGCGCGATCGGCTACGGCGCCTTCGCGCACGCCGCCGGCCGCGGCCTGATGAGCGAGGGCCTGCGGCTCGTACTGCACCACGCCTTCACCGCCCTGGGCCTGCACCGGCTGGAGGTCAACATCCAGCCGGCCAACGACCTGTCGATCGCCCTGGTCAAACGGGCCGGATTCCGGCGGGAGGGCTTCTCCCCGGACTTCCTCTTCCTCGACGGCGCCTGGCGCGACCACGAACGCTGGGCGATCACCGCCGAGATGGTCCCGGGGCGGGGGAATTGA
- a CDS encoding erythromycin esterase family protein encodes MTTETSPTSARLSIEAVQPLRTLDPDEPLDDLAWLDEAIGDAKVVAIGENAHYNRESYQLRHRLMRYLVEHHGFGAYAMESGFAEGWLVDDRVRGGQGRPGHVLANGMTSLMGLWTEMGSHLEWMRQRNRGATRPVGFYGIDLSGSNVSLLPGLDAVIAYLAEADPEFEVDPSVREIASVLAVPSAFSLSQAVTAYGQLPGERRDALTAGLAEIAARMEGRRLDYRRRTPADAYERALRVLRLIVVIDANVRALARGDQESLFVNRDAAMADTVEWILRREDRIMLAAHNGHIQRWPAQWPGMRPTATLGMHLADRIGENYLVIGVTNGTGQTLNTSADFYAGKLFTDLEPPRPGSLDALMSASSDRPFATDLRRLSPTDTEAVRTVSQQRFGTLYSDVSPLDAYDIIVHLPQVTAAEPDGAALAASPHEVQEAFSQWAR; translated from the coding sequence ATGACCACGGAAACCTCGCCGACGTCGGCCCGATTAAGCATCGAGGCGGTGCAGCCGCTGCGTACTCTCGACCCGGACGAGCCGCTGGACGATCTGGCATGGCTGGATGAGGCGATCGGCGACGCGAAGGTGGTGGCGATCGGTGAGAACGCGCACTACAACCGTGAGTCGTACCAGCTGCGCCACCGCCTGATGCGGTATCTGGTCGAGCACCACGGGTTCGGCGCCTACGCGATGGAGTCCGGATTCGCCGAGGGATGGCTGGTCGACGACCGGGTCCGCGGCGGCCAGGGCCGGCCCGGCCACGTCCTGGCGAACGGCATGACCTCGTTGATGGGGCTGTGGACCGAGATGGGCTCTCATCTGGAGTGGATGCGGCAGCGCAATCGTGGTGCAACCCGGCCGGTCGGCTTCTACGGCATCGACCTGTCCGGTTCGAATGTCTCTCTGCTGCCCGGCTTGGATGCCGTCATTGCCTACCTCGCAGAGGCGGATCCTGAATTCGAGGTGGATCCGAGCGTCCGGGAGATCGCCTCCGTCCTCGCCGTGCCGTCGGCGTTCTCCCTCTCCCAGGCCGTCACTGCCTACGGGCAGCTCCCTGGCGAGCGCCGGGATGCGCTGACGGCAGGGCTGGCCGAGATTGCCGCGCGCATGGAAGGACGGCGCCTGGACTACCGCCGGCGCACCCCTGCCGATGCGTACGAGCGCGCGCTGCGCGTACTGCGTCTGATCGTCGTCATCGACGCCAATGTGCGCGCGCTGGCCCGTGGCGACCAGGAGAGCCTGTTCGTCAACCGCGACGCCGCGATGGCGGACACCGTCGAATGGATTCTGCGCCGAGAGGACCGGATCATGCTGGCCGCGCACAACGGCCACATCCAACGCTGGCCGGCCCAGTGGCCCGGCATGCGGCCGACGGCGACGTTGGGCATGCACCTGGCCGACCGGATAGGGGAGAACTACCTGGTCATCGGCGTCACCAACGGCACAGGCCAGACCCTCAACACATCAGCCGACTTCTACGCCGGCAAGCTCTTCACCGACCTGGAGCCGCCCCGGCCCGGCAGCCTCGACGCACTCATGTCCGCCAGCTCCGACCGGCCCTTCGCCACCGACCTGCGGCGGCTGTCACCGACCGACACCGAGGCCGTTCGGACCGTCTCCCAGCAGCGTTTCGGCACTCTCTACAGCGACGTGAGCCCCCTGGACGCCTACGACATCATCGTCCACCTCCCACAGGTCACTGCGGCCGAACCAGATGGCGCCGCGCTCGCTGCCTCACCCCACGAGGTGCAGGAGGCATTTTCCCAGTGGGCGCGATGA
- a CDS encoding glyoxalase superfamily protein yields the protein MTIEFHRTVPVFRIFDVAKAHEFYVGYLGCTVDWEHRFEPGMPLYTQVSRGDLVLHLSEHHGDATPGSTVYAELSGVRALHAELAAKNYPYLRPGLEQDEIGTSLTLTDPFGNRLRFNEPGAAE from the coding sequence ATGACCATCGAATTCCACCGCACCGTACCGGTCTTCCGGATCTTCGACGTGGCCAAGGCCCATGAGTTCTACGTCGGCTACCTCGGCTGCACGGTCGACTGGGAGCACCGTTTCGAGCCCGGTATGCCGCTCTACACCCAGGTGTCGCGCGGTGATCTCGTGCTGCACCTGTCGGAGCACCACGGCGACGCGACCCCCGGCTCCACGGTCTACGCGGAGCTGAGCGGGGTGCGCGCACTGCACGCCGAGCTCGCCGCCAAGAATTACCCGTATCTGCGCCCCGGTCTGGAACAGGACGAGATCGGGACCTCGCTCACCCTGACCGACCCCTTCGGGAACCGGCTGCGCTTCAACGAGCCGGGCGCGGCCGAGTAG
- a CDS encoding cytochrome P450 — MPEAIPYFQDRTCPYHPPASYQPLREDGPLTQVTFYDGRKVWAVTGHTAARALLSDQRISADRQNPAFPIPSERFAAIRRVRTPLIGVDDPEHNTQRRMLIPSFSVKRVAALRPEIHRIVDGLLDRMLAQGPPAELVSAFALPVPSMVICALLGVPYADHEFFEEESRRILRGRTSEEAEDARVKLEEYFAGLITAKQKKPGDGLLDELIEDRLRTGSLTHEELVRLAMILLVAGHETTANMISLGTFTLLEHPGQLAQLRAEEGLMPAAVEELLRFLSIADGVLRVAKEDIETGGQVIRAGDGVVFPTSLINRDDTAYPSPDELDLSRSARHHVAFGFGIHQCLGQNLARAELEIALRSLFTRLPELRLAAPAAEIPFKPGDTLQGMIELPLTW, encoded by the coding sequence GTGCCCGAAGCCATCCCCTACTTTCAGGACCGCACCTGTCCCTACCACCCGCCCGCCAGTTATCAGCCACTGCGCGAGGACGGCCCGCTGACCCAGGTCACGTTCTACGACGGCCGCAAGGTATGGGCGGTCACCGGCCACACCGCGGCACGGGCGCTGCTGAGCGACCAGCGGATCTCCGCCGACCGGCAGAACCCGGCCTTCCCGATCCCGTCCGAGCGCTTCGCGGCGATCCGCCGGGTCCGGACACCGCTGATCGGGGTCGACGACCCGGAGCACAACACCCAGCGCCGGATGCTGATCCCCAGCTTCAGCGTCAAGCGGGTCGCCGCGCTGCGCCCGGAGATCCACCGGATCGTCGACGGGCTGCTCGACCGGATGCTGGCCCAGGGCCCGCCCGCCGAGCTGGTCTCCGCGTTCGCCCTGCCGGTCCCCTCGATGGTGATCTGCGCACTCCTCGGTGTCCCGTACGCCGACCATGAGTTCTTCGAGGAGGAGTCCCGCCGTATCCTGCGCGGCCGGACGTCCGAGGAGGCGGAGGACGCCCGGGTGAAGCTGGAGGAGTACTTCGCGGGGCTGATCACCGCCAAGCAGAAGAAGCCGGGCGACGGGCTGCTGGACGAGCTGATCGAGGACCGGCTGCGGACCGGCTCCCTCACCCACGAGGAGCTGGTCCGGCTCGCCATGATCCTGCTGGTGGCCGGTCATGAGACCACCGCCAACATGATCTCGCTGGGCACCTTCACCCTGCTGGAGCACCCCGGGCAGCTGGCGCAGCTCAGGGCCGAAGAGGGCCTGATGCCGGCCGCCGTCGAGGAGCTGCTGCGGTTCCTGTCCATCGCGGACGGGGTGCTGCGGGTGGCGAAGGAGGACATCGAGACCGGCGGGCAGGTCATCCGCGCCGGCGACGGGGTGGTGTTCCCCACCTCGCTGATCAACCGGGACGACACCGCCTATCCGTCCCCGGACGAACTGGACCTCAGCCGTTCGGCCCGCCATCACGTGGCGTTCGGCTTCGGGATCCACCAGTGTCTGGGGCAGAACCTCGCCCGCGCTGAGCTGGAGATCGCGCTGCGCTCGCTGTTCACCAGGCTCCCGGAGCTGCGGCTCGCGGCGCCGGCCGCCGAGATCCCGTTCAAGCCCGGAGACACCCTGCAAGGCATGATCGAACTACCGCTGACCTGGTAG
- a CDS encoding ferredoxin: MRIAIDTDRCIGAGQCALTAPGVFTQDDDGFSALLPGREDGAGDPLVREAARACPVQAITVTED; encoded by the coding sequence ATGCGGATCGCCATCGACACCGACCGCTGTATCGGCGCCGGCCAGTGTGCCCTGACCGCGCCGGGGGTCTTCACACAGGACGACGACGGTTTCAGCGCGCTGCTGCCCGGCAGGGAGGACGGCGCGGGCGACCCGCTGGTCCGGGAAGCAGCCCGCGCCTGCCCCGTACAGGCAATCACGGTCACGGAGGACTGA